The genome window CCCGGAACGACGACGGCACCCGAAGGCACTTCGAGCGGATCCTCGTTCGTGCCTCGGATAACCGTTTCATTCACGGTGTCATAGAGGCGCGTAGAGGCGGTGAGCGTGACGCCAGATGCCAGAACAGCGCCTTCGCGAACCACGCAGCCTTCGTAGACCCCGCACCCACCGCCGACGAATACGTCATCTTCGATCACGACGGGGGCGGCATTGACCGGCTCGAGGACGCCTCCAATTTGTGCTGCTGCGGATAAGTGGACGCGTTTCCCGATCTGCGCGCAGCTGCCAACCAGGGCGTGCGAGTCGACCATCGTGTTCTCGTCAACGTAGGCCCCGACGTTAATGTACATCGGCGGCATGCAGACGACACCGGACGCCAGATACGACCCGGTTCGGACCGACGAGCCACCCGGGACGATCCGCACGTTTTCCGATTTCAGCACCGGGCGTGGCGGGTAGGTGTTCTTGTCGAAGAACGGGAACCGTTCTGTCGAATAGTCGACAATTTGTCCGATCCGGAAGCCGAGCAGGATGCCTTGTTTGACCCAGGCATGGGCGGCCCAGGAGCCGTCGTCCTGACGGGAGGCCGCGCGAACATCGCCGCGATTGAGGGCGCGAACGAGATCGGCGACGGCATCGCCGGCGGACCCCCGGGCGACGTCGTCGCCCTGTTCTACGAGAGATTCGATGCGTTCACGGAGCGTCTCGGACATAAGTTGATCGATGGCTGGGAGAAAACGGGTGTTGTACCGTATCAACCATTCCGTCGAGGGTCAAGCGAGCGACGGGAAAAATACAACTCGTCGCCCGAATCCACCGGAAATACGATCGATCGACTGTGCAATGCGAAGCTAGAATGCCGGAGCAGGTCCCGCGACGGCGAGTCCCCAGACCACCCCGGAGGCGATGAGGGGGACAGCGATGTTGTCGTTAATCGGAAGGGGAATCGCTTCGGCAATCGACGCGGTGACGACGCCTGCGATTTGGAGGGGAAATGCGAGCGGAAAAAAAGACGTGACAATCAACCCTGTTGTAATGAAAGCAAGCGTTCCTTCCACGGTGTGCCGCCGTCCGGGCCACCGATACTGGCCGACCGCCCGACCGACGAGGGCAGCCGCGGCGTCCGCTATCATCGTCATGACGAACATCGGAACGGCGATCCAGAGCGGGAAGATGAGCGTAAGGAGCGTGGCGGCAACCAGTACGCTCGTAGCCCCATTGATCACGACGCCGGTTCCCACGTCGGGTAGCTCTTCCGTTCGCATCAGCGGTCCGAAAATCGTCCGAATCAGGCGGTTCACACGCGAAGAATAGGCGCGAAGAATATCAGCACCGACGGCGATGGCGGTCAGTGGTATGAGGACCCAGAGCGCTGTTTCGCGACCTAGCGCATCCATCCCGAATGGTACAATCAGAGCGAGGAGGTGCAGGGCCTTTCGCTTGACTTCTGCACCATACCCGAATCGATCGTCCGAGTGTCCTGGTGCTGATGCAGTTGAATTGGATGAGGAGTCAGACGAAGCCTCGGTCATGGGGGTAGGAGGGAATAGGAAAGCGATCGGGACCGCCAACCTGTCAAGACGACTGAAGTTCGTTTCGAACCGGCGCATGTGGACACGCTGCAGCCACCTGCACAATCCGTTCAGTAAATTGAATGGTCAGGTGAAGCGTGTTGAATCGTGGGAGGCGCGCCCGCGCAATGCTGTCAACCCGAACTAGGAACCCCACCGCATGCACCGGTCCATATTTGTGCACCGTTTATCCGTCATATCGCCAACAGGTAACAACTCTGTGCAGGCGCCGATTTTTGGGAACGGTTCGGCATGCGAGTCTTCCGACTCGTAGGACCTTAGGCCGTATGTAATCCAGCGATGACCAAGGGCGGGACACGTTCCGCGGCCATCGATCTACACTCTGATCATAACGTCGATACATGGACATGCTTTCCAAGCGCACGCTTCGACTCGCTTTTTCGTTTCTACTGATCGCCGGTGTCGTCACGGGATGTGGAGGGGAGGAGGCCTCCGATAGTTACAGTGATGACATGGCCGAGCAGCATCAGGATGATACCCCGCAGGCGACTGCGGCGGCTCAGGAGCCGATGATCCCGGTGCGTGCGAGCACCGTCACGTACGGTGCGACGGAGGCGGGGGAATCGATTACCGGGTACATGGCTGTTCCTGAAAATCCGGACTCGGTTCTCACCGCCTATGGCATGAATCCAAAAACCGATTCGCTGCCGGGCGTCGTTGTCATTCACGAGTGGTGGGGGCTGAACGACAATATCCGAACGGCCGCGCGCAGGATGGCCGGAGAAGGGTATCGGGTGCTGGCCGTTGATCTTTACGCGGGAAGCGTAGCGGATACGCCCGACGGGGCTCGTTCCCTGATGGAGCAGGCGATGAAGACGCCGGACCGACTCGCTGAGAATCTTGCATCGGCCAACGCGTATCTACGCCGCGAGGGGGGAGCATCCAGGACGGCTGTGATGGGATGGTGCTTCGGAGGAGCGATGACGCTTACTGCTGCCGTTACCCAACCGGATGGATACGAGGCGGGCGTGATATATTATGGTCGCGTTAGCGATGTCTCGCAGGAAGAACTCGAGCCCATTTCTTTTCCGATGATAGGCTTCTTCGGTGCAGACGATAGCAGCATCCCAGTTGAGTCCGTCAACGAGTTCGACACGAAGATGGACGAGGTCGGTAACACGTTCGAAGCGCACATCTACGAGGACGCCGGTCATGCCTTTGCGAACCCATCCGGAACGAACTACAATCCGGAAGCAGCCTCTGCTGCCTGGGACAAGACAACGGCGTTCTTGAAAGAGCACCTCTACGGTGCGACCGACATGGATGCTGAATCTGATGAAACCTAAACCGGCACACTCCGAAGGCCCAATCACCAGCTTGGGCTAGGACTACCGCCCGCCTCCGACGTCCTCGATATGGAATCGGTGCGGAATCGACGTCTAGGGCGAGCCATTCTGCGCCCAGGTGGATCGACCGCCTGCTGGATCCGTACAGTGCGCCGGACATCACGACG of Longibacter salinarum contains these proteins:
- a CDS encoding 2,3,4,5-tetrahydropyridine-2,6-dicarboxylate N-succinyltransferase, with product MSETLRERIESLVEQGDDVARGSAGDAVADLVRALNRGDVRAASRQDDGSWAAHAWVKQGILLGFRIGQIVDYSTERFPFFDKNTYPPRPVLKSENVRIVPGGSSVRTGSYLASGVVCMPPMYINVGAYVDENTMVDSHALVGSCAQIGKRVHLSAAAQIGGVLEPVNAAPVVIEDDVFVGGGCGVYEGCVVREGAVLASGVTLTASTRLYDTVNETVIRGTNEDPLEVPSGAVVVPGSRSVDSDFGDEHGLSLYAPVIVKYRDAKTDAATVLEDALR
- a CDS encoding diacylglycerol/polyprenol kinase family protein, which translates into the protein MTEASSDSSSNSTASAPGHSDDRFGYGAEVKRKALHLLALIVPFGMDALGRETALWVLIPLTAIAVGADILRAYSSRVNRLIRTIFGPLMRTEELPDVGTGVVINGATSVLVAATLLTLIFPLWIAVPMFVMTMIADAAAALVGRAVGQYRWPGRRHTVEGTLAFITTGLIVTSFFPLAFPLQIAGVVTASIAEAIPLPINDNIAVPLIASGVVWGLAVAGPAPAF
- a CDS encoding dienelactone hydrolase family protein encodes the protein MDMLSKRTLRLAFSFLLIAGVVTGCGGEEASDSYSDDMAEQHQDDTPQATAAAQEPMIPVRASTVTYGATEAGESITGYMAVPENPDSVLTAYGMNPKTDSLPGVVVIHEWWGLNDNIRTAARRMAGEGYRVLAVDLYAGSVADTPDGARSLMEQAMKTPDRLAENLASANAYLRREGGASRTAVMGWCFGGAMTLTAAVTQPDGYEAGVIYYGRVSDVSQEELEPISFPMIGFFGADDSSIPVESVNEFDTKMDEVGNTFEAHIYEDAGHAFANPSGTNYNPEAASAAWDKTTAFLKEHLYGATDMDAESDET